A genome region from Dickeya dadantii NCPPB 898 includes the following:
- the tyrS gene encoding tyrosine--tRNA ligase: protein MMASNLIQQLQERGLVAQVTDEGALAERLAQGPIALYCGFDPTADSLHLGHLVPLLCLKRFQMAGHKPVALVGGATGLIGDPSFKAAERKLNTEDTVQEWVEKIRRQAAPFLDFDCGDNSAVAANNYDWFGSMNVLTFLRDIGKHFSVNQMINKEAVKQRLNRDDVGISFTEFSYNLLQGYDFASLNALHGVELQIGGSDQWGNITSGIDLTRRLHQKQVFGLTVPLITKSDGTKFGKTESGAVWLDPKKTSPYKFYQFWINTADADVYRFLKFFTFLDIETINALEEEDKNSGAAPRAQYVLAEEVTRLVHGEEGLTAAKRITQSLFNGNLSDLTEADFAQLAQDGVPMVELATGADLQQALVDSELQPSRGQARKTIASNAITINGEKQSDPEYTFTGADRLFGRYTLLRRGKKNYCLVCWKD from the coding sequence TTGATGGCAAGCAATCTGATTCAACAATTGCAAGAGCGGGGCCTGGTGGCCCAGGTAACGGACGAGGGCGCGTTAGCAGAGCGACTGGCGCAGGGGCCAATTGCACTGTATTGCGGTTTCGATCCGACTGCCGACAGCTTGCATTTGGGACATCTGGTGCCACTGCTGTGCCTGAAACGCTTTCAGATGGCCGGTCACAAACCGGTGGCGCTGGTGGGCGGCGCGACGGGGCTGATCGGTGATCCGAGTTTCAAAGCCGCCGAGCGTAAGCTGAATACCGAAGACACGGTGCAGGAATGGGTGGAAAAAATTCGCCGCCAGGCGGCGCCGTTCCTGGATTTCGACTGCGGCGACAACAGCGCCGTGGCGGCCAACAACTACGACTGGTTCGGTTCGATGAACGTGCTGACGTTTCTGCGCGATATCGGCAAGCACTTCTCCGTCAACCAGATGATCAACAAAGAAGCGGTCAAACAGCGCCTGAACCGGGATGACGTGGGTATTTCTTTCACCGAGTTTTCCTACAACCTGCTGCAGGGTTATGACTTCGCTTCGCTGAACGCGCTGCACGGCGTGGAGTTGCAGATTGGCGGTTCCGACCAGTGGGGCAACATCACCTCCGGTATCGACCTGACGCGTCGTCTGCATCAGAAACAGGTGTTCGGCCTGACCGTTCCGCTGATCACCAAGTCTGACGGCACCAAGTTCGGCAAAACCGAAAGCGGCGCGGTATGGCTGGATCCGAAGAAAACCAGTCCGTACAAATTCTACCAGTTCTGGATCAATACCGCTGACGCCGACGTATACCGGTTCCTGAAATTCTTTACCTTCCTCGACATTGAAACCATCAATGCGCTGGAAGAAGAAGACAAAAACAGCGGCGCCGCGCCGCGCGCCCAGTATGTGCTGGCGGAGGAAGTGACCCGTCTGGTGCATGGCGAAGAGGGATTGACCGCGGCCAAACGTATCACCCAGAGTCTGTTCAACGGTAACCTGAGCGACCTGACCGAAGCGGATTTCGCGCAGCTGGCTCAGGACGGCGTGCCGATGGTTGAGCTGGCGACAGGCGCTGACCTGCAGCAGGCGCTGGTGGATTCCGAACTGCAACCGTCCCGCGGGCAGGCGCGCAAGACCATCGCTTCCAACGCCATCACCATCAACGGCGAGAAGCAGTCAGACCCGGAATACACCTTCACGGGCGCCGATCGTCTGTTCGGCCGTTATACCCTGCTGCGCCGGGGCAAGAAAAACTATTGCCTGGTCTGCTGGAAAGACTGA
- the pdxH gene encoding pyridoxamine 5'-phosphate oxidase, with protein MTTEHDDAHHPDTRNRVAIAPGENIASGENTTAVDIADLRREYTRGGLRRHDLTDNPLDLFERWLKQACEAQLADPTAMCVATVDEQGQPYQRIVLLKHYDEKGMVFYTNMGSRKAQQLAMNSRISLLFPWHMLERQVIVLGKAEKLPMLDVMKYFHSRPRDSQIGAWVSKQSSRISARSMLESKFFEMKQKFQQGEIPLPSFWGGFRVTIESMEFWQGGEHRLHDRFLYQREGEGWTIDRLAP; from the coding sequence ATGACCACAGAACACGATGACGCGCACCACCCTGACACCCGAAACCGCGTTGCGATCGCGCCCGGTGAAAATATTGCTTCCGGTGAAAATACCACCGCTGTCGATATCGCCGATTTGCGGCGCGAATATACCCGCGGCGGGCTACGCCGCCACGATCTGACCGACAACCCGCTCGATCTGTTCGAACGCTGGCTAAAGCAGGCTTGCGAAGCACAGCTGGCGGACCCTACCGCGATGTGCGTGGCGACGGTCGACGAACAGGGCCAGCCTTATCAGCGCATCGTGCTGCTGAAACACTATGACGAAAAAGGCATGGTGTTTTATACCAATATGGGCAGCCGCAAGGCGCAGCAGCTGGCGATGAATTCCCGCATCAGCCTGTTGTTCCCCTGGCACATGCTGGAGCGTCAGGTCATCGTGCTGGGCAAGGCGGAAAAACTACCGATGCTGGACGTGATGAAGTATTTCCACAGCCGCCCGCGCGATAGTCAGATCGGCGCCTGGGTTTCAAAACAGTCAAGCCGCATTTCCGCCCGCAGCATGCTGGAAAGCAAGTTCTTCGAGATGAAGCAGAAGTTCCAGCAGGGTGAGATTCCGTTGCCGAGTTTCTGGGGCGGATTCCGCGTCACTATCGAGTCGATGGAGTTCTGGCAGGGCGGCGAACACCGCTTGCACGATCGTTTTCTGTACCAGCGCGAGGGCGAAGGCTGGACAATCGACCGGCTGGCGCCCTAA
- a CDS encoding MliC family protein, with protein MKSLLIAGVVLLSGCAQLMPAAKPQTLYYQCGTMPLTVTLNPGPQGDSVTFLLDGESHTLPQVPAASGTRYSDDRYAFWSKGNQAFIVRGDRIIVNDCVLK; from the coding sequence ATGAAATCACTGCTGATCGCCGGCGTCGTGCTGTTAAGCGGCTGCGCGCAACTGATGCCGGCCGCGAAGCCGCAAACCTTGTACTACCAGTGCGGCACCATGCCGCTCACCGTCACGCTGAACCCCGGCCCGCAGGGCGACAGCGTGACCTTCCTGCTGGATGGCGAATCTCACACGCTTCCCCAGGTGCCTGCCGCGTCCGGCACGCGTTACAGCGACGACCGATATGCCTTCTGGAGCAAAGGAAATCAGGCGTTTATCGTGCGCGGCGATAGAATCATCGTCAATGACTGTGTGCTGAAGTAA
- the anmK gene encoding anhydro-N-acetylmuramic acid kinase, protein MRSGRYIGVMSGTSLDGVDVVLAAIDEHTVAQQASYCHPLPPAIRQTILSMNQGQAVTLSELGRLDTRLGALFAEAVQALLRQTGLSASEITAIGCHGQTVWHEPDSDAPCTLQIGDCNRIAAVTGITTVGDFRRRDMALGGQGAPLVPVFHHALLQHPVERRIVLNIGGIANISVLVPGRPVKGYDTGPGNMLLDAWVWRNRAQPYDKDAAWALTGQVDNALLSHMLSDPYFGLPAPKSTGREYFNLAWLERQLAVFPRLRPEDVQATLVALSAETIAGQVLLTGGCERVLVCGGGARNPLLMSQLSARLPGIEVSATDNFGIRGDDMEALAFAWLAFRTLSGLPGNLPSVTGASRETVLGAIYPAMPV, encoded by the coding sequence ATGAGGTCTGGAAGATATATTGGTGTGATGTCCGGCACCAGTCTGGATGGTGTCGACGTGGTGCTGGCCGCCATTGATGAGCATACCGTCGCACAGCAAGCCAGCTATTGCCATCCGCTTCCACCGGCGATTCGGCAGACGATACTGAGCATGAATCAAGGCCAGGCCGTGACGCTCTCCGAATTAGGGCGACTGGATACCCGGCTCGGGGCGCTGTTCGCCGAAGCGGTGCAGGCGCTGTTGCGCCAGACCGGGCTGAGTGCGAGCGAGATTACCGCGATTGGCTGTCATGGGCAGACGGTCTGGCATGAACCGGACAGCGATGCGCCTTGCACCCTGCAGATTGGCGATTGCAATCGTATCGCCGCCGTGACCGGCATCACCACGGTCGGCGATTTCCGCCGCCGCGACATGGCGTTGGGCGGGCAGGGGGCGCCGCTGGTGCCGGTGTTTCATCACGCGCTATTGCAGCACCCGGTGGAACGGCGAATTGTGTTGAATATCGGCGGGATCGCCAACATTTCGGTGCTGGTGCCGGGGCGTCCGGTAAAAGGTTATGACACCGGGCCGGGCAATATGCTGCTGGATGCCTGGGTGTGGCGTAACCGGGCGCAGCCATACGATAAAGACGCCGCCTGGGCGTTAACCGGTCAGGTGGACAACGCGTTGTTGAGCCACATGCTGTCCGATCCCTATTTCGGGTTGCCGGCGCCCAAGAGCACCGGGCGCGAGTATTTCAATCTGGCATGGCTGGAAAGACAACTGGCGGTCTTTCCCCGCCTGCGGCCGGAAGATGTGCAGGCCACGCTGGTGGCGCTGAGCGCGGAAACCATCGCCGGGCAAGTGCTGCTGACCGGCGGCTGCGAACGTGTATTGGTGTGCGGCGGCGGGGCGCGCAATCCGCTGCTGATGAGTCAACTGTCGGCGCGCCTGCCGGGCATTGAGGTCAGCGCTACCGACAACTTCGGCATCCGTGGCGATGATATGGAAGCGCTGGCGTTCGCCTGGTTAGCGTTTCGCACCCTGTCTGGGTTGCCCGGCAATTTGCCGTCCGTGACCGGCGCCAGCCGCGAAACCGTGCTTGGCGCCATTTACCCGGCGATGCCCGTGTAA
- a CDS encoding glycine zipper 2TM domain-containing protein, which produces MMKRFLVITLAGITLAGCANTSTLSGDVYSASEAKQVQTVTYGTVVSTRPVQIQAGEDSNVIGTLGGAVLGGLVGNTVGRGTGRNLATAAGAVAGGVAGNSIEGAVNRVQGVELEIRKDDGSTIMVVQKQGDTKFHAGQRVAMASNGRSITVSPR; this is translated from the coding sequence ATGATGAAACGTTTTCTCGTGATCACTTTAGCAGGTATCACACTGGCTGGCTGCGCCAATACCAGCACCCTGTCAGGAGACGTTTACAGTGCATCCGAAGCCAAGCAGGTTCAGACTGTAACCTACGGCACCGTCGTCTCTACTCGTCCGGTACAGATTCAGGCCGGTGAAGACAGTAATGTCATCGGCACCCTCGGCGGCGCCGTGCTGGGCGGGCTGGTCGGTAATACCGTCGGCCGCGGTACGGGCCGTAATCTGGCGACAGCCGCAGGCGCGGTTGCCGGTGGCGTTGCCGGTAACAGCATTGAAGGCGCGGTCAACCGCGTTCAGGGCGTGGAGCTGGAAATCCGTAAAGACGACGGCAGCACCATCATGGTGGTGCAAAAACAGGGCGATACCAAATTCCACGCCGGACAACGTGTGGCTATGGCCAGCAACGGCCGTTCCATCACCGTCTCCCCGCGTTAA
- the slyA gene encoding transcriptional regulator SlyA produces the protein MELPLGSDLARLVRVWRALIDHRLKPLELTQTHWVTLHNIHQLPPGQSQIQLAKAIGIEQPSLVRTLDQLEDKGLITRHICAHDRRAKRILLTDMADPIIQAVNDVIDQTRSEILNGITPAEVDELATIISRLEKNILALHESQS, from the coding sequence ATGGAATTGCCGTTAGGTTCTGATTTAGCCCGGTTGGTTCGTGTATGGCGCGCTTTGATTGATCATCGATTGAAGCCTCTGGAGCTCACGCAGACGCACTGGGTCACACTGCATAATATTCACCAACTGCCTCCGGGGCAGTCCCAAATTCAGCTTGCCAAAGCGATAGGAATAGAACAGCCTTCGCTGGTGCGTACGTTGGATCAACTTGAAGATAAGGGGTTAATTACCCGGCACATCTGTGCCCATGATCGACGCGCTAAACGTATTCTGTTAACGGATATGGCGGATCCTATCATTCAGGCTGTTAATGACGTTATTGATCAGACACGCAGCGAAATATTAAATGGTATTACCCCGGCGGAAGTGGATGAGTTGGCCACTATTATCTCCCGGCTGGAAAAAAACATTTTGGCATTACATGAGAGTCAGTCTTAA
- a CDS encoding DUF1289 domain-containing protein, whose translation MAEQLELFPVPNPCRGICQADDRGFCRGCFRSRSERFNWGTMSDAQKQDVLRLCRQRMKRSQRSEKNSVSSEPDQPALF comes from the coding sequence GTGGCTGAGCAGCTCGAACTTTTTCCTGTTCCCAACCCTTGCCGGGGTATCTGCCAGGCGGATGACCGGGGCTTCTGTCGTGGTTGTTTTCGCAGCCGCAGCGAGCGTTTTAATTGGGGGACAATGAGTGATGCGCAAAAACAGGATGTGCTGCGTTTGTGCCGGCAAAGGATGAAACGTTCCCAGCGAAGTGAAAAAAATTCAGTGTCCTCCGAGCCAGATCAACCAGCCTTGTTTTAA
- the gloA gene encoding lactoylglutathione lyase gives MRLLHTMLRVGDLQRAIDFYTKVLGMRLLRTSDNPEYKYSLAFVGYTEESEGAVIELTYNWGVESYELGTAFGHIALGVDDVAGACERIRQAGGKVTREAGPVKGGSTVIAFVEDPDGYKIELIKRSQAGQGLGN, from the coding sequence ATGCGTTTACTTCATACCATGCTACGCGTTGGCGACCTGCAGCGCGCTATCGATTTCTACACCAAGGTACTGGGCATGCGTCTGCTACGCACCAGCGACAATCCGGAATACAAATATTCTCTGGCATTTGTCGGCTATACCGAGGAAAGCGAAGGCGCCGTGATCGAACTGACCTACAACTGGGGCGTGGAAAGCTATGAACTGGGCACCGCCTTCGGTCATATCGCACTGGGTGTGGATGACGTAGCGGGTGCCTGTGAACGTATCCGTCAGGCCGGCGGCAAGGTTACCCGTGAAGCCGGCCCGGTCAAAGGCGGCTCCACCGTTATCGCTTTCGTTGAAGACCCTGACGGTTACAAAATCGAGCTGATCAAACGCTCGCAGGCCGGTCAGGGACTGGGCAATTAA
- the rnt gene encoding ribonuclease T, with amino-acid sequence MAEKNNLNALNARFRGFYPVVIDVETAGFNAKTDALLEIAAVTLKMDESGWLQPDETLHFHIEPFEGAILRPEALAFNGIDPANPLRGAVSEYEALHEIFKAVRKGIKDQNCNRGIIVAHNATFDHSFLMAAAERCGLKRNPFHPFATFDTAALSGLVLGQTVLAKACIAAEIPFDASQAHSALYDTEQTAQLFCELVNRWKRMGGWPLASGTDTETPLAVGSEG; translated from the coding sequence ATGGCTGAGAAAAATAACCTGAACGCCCTGAACGCGCGTTTTCGTGGCTTTTACCCCGTTGTTATCGATGTCGAAACCGCCGGGTTCAACGCGAAAACCGATGCGCTGCTGGAAATTGCAGCCGTAACGCTGAAAATGGATGAAAGCGGTTGGTTACAGCCGGACGAAACCTTGCATTTTCACATCGAACCGTTTGAAGGCGCAATTCTGCGGCCCGAAGCGCTGGCCTTCAACGGCATCGACCCTGCCAACCCATTGCGTGGCGCGGTGAGCGAATATGAAGCGCTGCATGAAATCTTCAAAGCCGTGCGTAAGGGAATCAAAGATCAGAACTGCAATCGCGGCATCATCGTGGCCCATAACGCGACCTTCGACCACAGCTTTCTGATGGCGGCGGCAGAACGCTGCGGCCTGAAACGTAACCCATTCCACCCTTTCGCCACCTTTGACACCGCCGCGCTCAGCGGGCTGGTGCTGGGGCAGACGGTGCTGGCCAAAGCCTGTATTGCAGCGGAGATCCCGTTCGACGCCAGCCAGGCGCACTCAGCGCTCTATGACACCGAACAGACAGCGCAGCTGTTTTGTGAACTGGTCAATCGCTGGAAGCGCATGGGCGGCTGGCCGCTGGCCTCAGGAACCGATACCGAAACGCCGCTGGCCGTCGGCAGTGAAGGGTAA
- a CDS encoding Grx4 family monothiol glutaredoxin, which translates to MTTTTLEKIQLQIAENPILLYMKGSPKLPSCGFSAQAVQALSACGERFAYVDILQNPDIRAELPKYANWPTFPQLWVDGELVGGCDIVIEMYQRGELQQLIKETADKYRSQQAEQQ; encoded by the coding sequence ATGACGACAACGACACTTGAAAAAATTCAGCTTCAGATCGCTGAAAACCCGATTCTGCTGTACATGAAAGGCTCGCCCAAATTGCCGAGCTGTGGTTTTTCTGCCCAGGCGGTCCAGGCGTTGTCGGCGTGTGGCGAGCGTTTTGCCTATGTGGATATTCTGCAAAACCCGGATATCCGCGCCGAATTGCCCAAATACGCCAACTGGCCGACTTTCCCGCAGCTGTGGGTGGATGGCGAATTGGTCGGCGGCTGCGACATCGTGATTGAGATGTACCAGCGTGGCGAACTGCAGCAACTGATTAAAGAAACCGCCGACAAATACCGCTCCCAGCAGGCGGAACAGCAGTAA
- a CDS encoding C40 family peptidase, producing the protein MRLFITLFLLFFSNLFFNLAQANPHSAAVFPRKTGVETANKAIEESKKSKVAKNTKKGAAPTHDKKPEKTAKTAPAKPTAAHDKNVKPHNDKKPVTTTTSAHATSKKPTQEKSVQAKTPAGKTTKKDAPAQAKSSHKTHETVIAKTANKKGKPAAVDETATLSPHGKSKKGKQDKASLTISAAHQKRYQHAKLTAMNKLMSQIGKPYHWGGATPYSGFDCSGLVYYAYKDVVKITIPRTANEMFHLRDAAPIKKSELESGDLVFFRITNRGAADHVGVYLGNGRFIQSPRSGADIKISKLSEDYWQDHYVGARRVVTPKTMR; encoded by the coding sequence ATGCGTTTATTTATTACGCTCTTTTTATTATTTTTCAGTAACCTGTTTTTTAACCTGGCACAGGCTAATCCACATAGCGCTGCGGTTTTTCCGCGCAAAACCGGCGTGGAAACGGCGAATAAAGCTATTGAGGAATCCAAAAAAAGCAAGGTTGCTAAAAATACCAAAAAGGGTGCGGCGCCCACTCATGACAAAAAGCCGGAAAAAACCGCCAAAACCGCGCCTGCCAAACCCACCGCCGCTCACGATAAAAACGTCAAACCGCACAACGATAAAAAACCGGTGACAACCACGACCTCAGCCCACGCAACCAGCAAGAAACCGACGCAGGAAAAAAGCGTGCAGGCTAAAACGCCAGCCGGCAAAACCACGAAAAAGGACGCTCCGGCACAGGCGAAGAGCAGTCACAAGACGCATGAAACCGTTATTGCCAAAACGGCAAATAAAAAAGGCAAACCTGCCGCCGTCGACGAAACCGCTACCCTATCACCACACGGCAAGAGCAAAAAAGGCAAGCAAGATAAAGCCTCGCTGACCATCAGCGCCGCTCACCAAAAGCGCTATCAGCATGCCAAACTGACCGCCATGAACAAGCTGATGAGCCAGATCGGCAAACCCTACCACTGGGGCGGTGCGACCCCCTACTCCGGTTTCGATTGCAGCGGGCTGGTGTATTACGCTTATAAAGATGTGGTGAAAATCACGATTCCGCGTACCGCCAATGAGATGTTCCATCTGCGCGACGCCGCGCCTATCAAGAAAAGCGAACTGGAAAGCGGCGACCTGGTGTTCTTTCGGATAACCAACCGCGGTGCTGCCGACCATGTAGGCGTCTATCTCGGCAATGGTCGTTTCATCCAGTCGCCGCGTTCCGGCGCTGATATCAAAATCAGCAAGCTGAGCGAAGACTACTGGCAGGATCATTACGTCGGCGCCCGTCGCGTGGTCACGCCGAAGACGATGCGTTAA
- a CDS encoding YnhF family membrane protein, with product MDTNLKMSLFTTVASLAVIIIFSLSAVLN from the coding sequence ATGGATACTAATTTGAAAATGTCGCTGTTCACCACAGTGGCTTCACTGGCAGTGATCATCATCTTTAGTCTGAGCGCGGTGCTGAACTGA
- the purR gene encoding HTH-type transcriptional repressor PurR, which produces MATIKDVAKRAGVSTTTVSHVINKTRFVAEETKAAVRAAIDELHYSPSAVARSLKVNHTKSIGLLATSSEAPYFAEIIEAVENSCYARGYTLILCNSHNNQDKQRAYLSMLAQKRVDGLLVMCAEYPPELLSMLEDYRHIPMVVMDWGEAHSDFTDTIIDNAFAGGYMAGRYLIERGHRDIGAIPGSQGRNTGSGRYLGFLKALKEADIPLREEWVVQGDFEPESGYKAMHQILAQKQRPTAVFCGGDIMAMGAICAADELGLRVPQDISVIGYDNVRHSRYFTPALTTIHQPKERLGQAAFSMLLDRITSKREEAQTIEVHPTLIERRSVADGPFLDYRR; this is translated from the coding sequence ATGGCAACGATCAAAGATGTGGCAAAACGCGCGGGCGTTTCGACCACAACCGTATCACACGTGATCAATAAAACACGTTTCGTCGCCGAAGAGACCAAGGCTGCGGTGCGCGCGGCCATCGATGAATTGCATTATTCGCCGAGTGCAGTGGCCCGCAGCCTGAAAGTCAACCACACCAAATCCATCGGCCTGCTGGCGACATCCAGCGAGGCGCCCTATTTCGCCGAAATCATCGAAGCGGTGGAAAACAGCTGCTACGCCAGAGGCTACACGCTGATCCTGTGCAACTCCCATAATAATCAGGACAAACAGCGCGCCTACCTTTCCATGCTGGCGCAAAAACGAGTCGACGGCCTGTTGGTGATGTGCGCCGAATATCCGCCGGAACTGCTGTCCATGCTGGAGGATTACCGCCATATCCCGATGGTGGTGATGGACTGGGGCGAAGCCCACAGCGATTTTACCGATACCATCATCGATAACGCCTTTGCCGGCGGCTATATGGCCGGACGTTACCTGATTGAGCGCGGCCACCGCGACATCGGCGCCATTCCCGGTTCTCAGGGGCGCAATACCGGCAGCGGGCGTTACCTGGGGTTCCTGAAAGCGTTGAAAGAAGCCGACATTCCGCTACGGGAAGAATGGGTGGTTCAGGGCGACTTCGAACCGGAATCCGGCTACAAAGCGATGCACCAGATTCTGGCCCAGAAACAGCGGCCGACGGCGGTATTCTGCGGCGGCGACATCATGGCGATGGGCGCCATTTGCGCCGCCGACGAGCTGGGGCTGCGCGTACCGCAGGATATTTCGGTGATCGGTTATGACAATGTTCGTCACTCCCGGTATTTTACCCCGGCGCTGACCACCATTCACCAGCCCAAGGAGCGGCTGGGGCAGGCGGCGTTTTCCATGTTGCTCGACCGCATTACCAGCAAACGTGAGGAAGCCCAGACCATCGAAGTGCATCCGACCCTGATCGAACGCCGCTCCGTCGCCGACGGCCCGTTCCTCGATTACCGTCGTTAA